From the Clarias gariepinus isolate MV-2021 ecotype Netherlands chromosome 3, CGAR_prim_01v2, whole genome shotgun sequence genome, one window contains:
- the LOC128519373 gene encoding phospholipase A2-like — protein MRAVYWTFLLLSVITASLAAQRSVRSKRGIVELGGIIKCSTGRMALSYLSYGCYCGHGGKGWPRDDTDWCCHKHDCCYANAEAAGCETMTDEYLWTCKDQEVDCDSITDQCEKMLCQCDSEAGQCLRNAPYNKKYALWPNFLCGSIYPTCNIY, from the exons ATGAGAGCGGTGTATTGGACGTTCCTGCTCCTCTCAG TCATTACGGCTTCACTGGCAGCCCAGCGGTCTGTGAGGAGTAAGAGAGGTATAGTTGAGCTTGGTGGCATCATAAAATGCAGCACAGGCAGGATGGCTTTATCCTATTTGTCGTATGGATGCTATTGTGGGCATGGAGGTAAAGGCTGGCCCAGAGACGACACAGACTG GTGTTGCCACAAGCACGACTGTTGCTACGCTAACGCGGAAGCCGCAGGCTGCGAGACGATGACTGACGAGTATCTTTGGACTTGTAAAGACCAAGAGGTTGACTGTG ATTCCATCACTGATCAGTGTGAGAAAATGCTCTGCCAGTGTGACAGTGAAGCAGGCCAGTGCCTTAGAAATGCCCCTTACAACAAGAAATATGCCTTGTGGCCAAACTTTCTATGCGGGTCTATCTATCCTACCTGCAATATATACTAA